In the genome of Flavobacteriales bacterium, one region contains:
- a CDS encoding SpoIIE family protein phosphatase → MSSILRKILSNATARILILVFGAIIGITVYFLVTGYYTQLKLYEEGEVRKLSGIANTLSNQIDGDAHEILYRQYPLKDQLTTVHSDMVYKEFHDILRKAYITNGLETPIYTMVYVPEEDIFHFVIHSDSIYWRHPWEKFSPIHVQQYEKGGVILPYEDENGTWLSAFAPIKDHNGKVVAAVQVDSKFDAFIQKTRKEIGIRAAISIFLISLLGFFLFRSIRSILAKEEQLTREIIESHAIIEAKNKDITDSIQYAKRIQEAILPSITHIRKELNDSFVLFLPRDIVSGDFYWYTEIKDRVFIAAVDCTGHGVPGAFMSMIGNTLLNEIINQKEIFDPGKILDTLDEGIKVALRQREDDRETRDGMDLALVSFCKHFKDLKFSGAFRPLIHIRDEELSEIKANRFPIGGGSAYEKTKFTTTTVDLQPGDLIYLFSDGYPDQIGGDKDKKFMTKRFKDLIMQHRHLPMAEQEQYFRNALADWQGEHEQMDDILVIGIRVPKV, encoded by the coding sequence TTGAGTTCTATTCTGCGGAAAATATTATCGAACGCAACCGCCCGGATCTTAATCCTGGTGTTTGGTGCTATTATCGGAATTACGGTTTACTTTCTGGTGACCGGTTATTACACGCAATTGAAACTTTACGAAGAAGGAGAAGTCAGAAAATTATCCGGAATAGCCAATACGCTTTCGAATCAAATTGACGGCGATGCACACGAAATTCTTTACCGTCAGTATCCACTGAAAGACCAGCTCACAACCGTTCATTCGGATATGGTTTACAAGGAATTTCATGACATCTTAAGAAAGGCCTATATCACCAATGGACTGGAAACACCCATTTACACGATGGTTTATGTTCCGGAAGAAGATATTTTTCACTTTGTGATCCATTCAGATTCCATTTACTGGAGACATCCCTGGGAAAAATTTTCGCCGATTCACGTTCAGCAATACGAAAAAGGTGGAGTAATTCTTCCCTATGAAGATGAAAACGGTACCTGGTTATCTGCTTTTGCACCGATAAAGGATCATAATGGTAAAGTGGTGGCGGCTGTTCAGGTAGATTCTAAATTTGATGCATTTATTCAGAAAACCAGAAAAGAAATCGGAATTCGGGCAGCTATTTCTATTTTCCTGATCAGTTTATTGGGATTCTTTTTATTCCGTTCCATTCGTTCTATTCTAGCCAAAGAGGAACAACTTACCCGAGAGATCATTGAGAGTCACGCCATCATTGAAGCTAAAAACAAAGACATCACCGATAGTATTCAATACGCAAAACGAATACAGGAAGCCATTTTACCTTCCATTACCCACATCCGCAAAGAACTAAACGACTCCTTCGTTTTGTTTTTACCACGCGATATAGTTAGTGGCGATTTTTACTGGTACACCGAAATAAAAGACCGTGTTTTTATTGCTGCTGTCGATTGTACGGGACATGGTGTTCCGGGTGCGTTTATGAGTATGATCGGTAATACCTTACTGAATGAAATCATCAATCAGAAAGAAATTTTTGATCCGGGAAAAATTCTGGATACGCTCGACGAAGGAATAAAGGTAGCCTTGCGCCAAAGGGAAGATGACCGCGAAACCAGAGACGGAATGGATTTGGCATTGGTTTCGTTCTGCAAACATTTTAAAGACCTCAAATTCTCCGGAGCTTTCCGTCCGCTCATTCACATTCGTGACGAAGAACTTTCGGAAATTAAAGCAAACCGTTTTCCAATTGGAGGAGGTTCTGCCTATGAAAAAACAAAATTCACCACCACAACCGTTGATTTACAACCGGGCGATTTAATTTATCTGTTCTCGGATGGATATCCGGATCAAATTGGTGGCGATAAGGATAAAAAATTCATGACCAAGCGATTTAAAGATTTGATCATGCAGCATCGTCACCTCCCCATGGCAGAACAGGAACAATACTTCCGCAATGCATTGGCCGATTGGCAGGGAGAACACGAACAGATGGATGATATTTTGGTGATTGGAATACGTGTGCCTAAGGTTTAA